The DNA window AAGGGTTGATTGTATCTTCGATGTCCAGTAGATGTATAAGCGACGGAATACTTATGCCACCCTGCTTTAAGTCAGTAATTATCCTCACAATTCATGATCCAGACAACATACCTGGTAACCTGAACAAAGGATAAGGTTTTGTAGCCACGCCGATACTAATAAGTGTGTTTTCTGGCTTATCGTAAATCTTAGACTCCCAATAGTAAACCTCGTTCTGTTTTGGTACGGGTAAATTCGTCAAGGTGCAACATTCGCTATCgaagaattcaatttccGTCCTAGCCTCTACAAAACAATTCGCAATCTCTAACTCTGGTTCGAATTCCCAAGCAGAGACTCCTTTCTCTTGAATTGCCAAGTATTGTGATAAGGAAATGTCGGTTGGTAATGAATCGGGTGGGTTTGATTGTACGAATGCTATACGGACAAGATCATTAGTATCATGATATCAAGCGGCAGGTAGATAATGATTAGACACACCTTTGGCTCGTAAGTATTCCGTTCTTTGTAAatcatccatttcttccaagGCTTCGGCCTCTTCCTTTGCGAAAGCCTGTTCATCGTCGTATTCTCCCGGCCTTCCGATCCGATCCAGTAAAATCCGCCCACTGCTGGTgtatttgaagaaataaacAATCAGGAAGATAAAAGCGATTAAGATGGCCGAACCAAATGAACTCAATAATCCTATCACCACACCATTTATCGTCGAATCATTGGAGGACTTGAGCTGAACATTGTCGCTAGATGTACTGGTCGCAACAGCCGCCGCCGCACGTTGAAGGCTAGTCGGTTGTTGCAGTGTGTCTCGAAGAGCTTCCTGAGCGGCAGCGATAATGGGTATCGACGTTGGCGTTGCGAATAAAACCGAGGTGGTGAGAGTTGATTGCTGCATCCCCCGCAGGAAGTCCTCCATCATTATACGGTAACCTTGTCGCACCCTTCCAAATGTTGCGTGCCTCGTTTGCTTCCCTTTCTCCAATGATCCAACGCAATGTCGAATGTTGAACCCAGTCCCGATGAGTTCTCGGCCAGCCggaataaaatcaaattgaacTGAATCTCTTGCGGCGGGCGTTCGAAGGGATATCTTATCGAGGGCGAAGGCACAGAACAAACCCAAAAATGGCTgcgttggtggtggtggttggtgTGTGTCTGTGGTGGAGAAGCAAGAACTGAACTCGGATTTACTTTGTGGTTTGGCTTGTAGAAAAGGCGTATGGTCtaggattgggattgggatgtgatgggatgggatggttggatgggtggatgagtggatgggtggatggtggatggtggatggtggatgggtCGATGAACGGACACCGGATGCTTTCGGTAAGGATATCTTGGATAGAGACCTTGAATACCtgagatacctaggtacaacAGTGGtggtattgattgaattgctGATAAATTCCTCGCTCGGAGCGATAGGCTGCATATATCTCGTTTTCAGCCAACTTTCTCTCTTGTTCCTCTTTTCTGCTGAACCTCGTAATATTATGTATGCATTTGCACCTCGACAATCTAATTTATCAAGCAAGCAATGAAGGGAGGGGGGGAAAGAATGCAATCAATCTATGCCCATGCATGCaatgaatgatttgttttgtgAAGGGATAAGAATCCCGataaaggaaaaagaaaaggatttATGAGCTGGGTTTAGGTTTAGGTTTAGAATGGATGTTCTTTGAAGTCTGATGGTGATATCGAGCATCTACAAGCACGTCTGAGTTTGCACGTCTGAGTTTGCACTGCAGCGCAACAACGTACAAGAGTTTGAAAGTCTGAGTTCAACACTATTCATTACTCGTACTATGTATGATTCGCCCTCTTCCGGCTGATGTTTGGCTAGCCTCTCATTTGGCCTGATGGAGCACCTGGGCAGAGAGAGATGTGGTGAATGAGAGTGGTTTCagttgatttgatatcaatcaacTATCgtttcaatttatattatggATCATGTCATTAAAGTAGATACCTCCTTGTATATGCAGGTATCTCCATGCGTATCGTATATGGAGGGAGAAGAGTaagggagaagggagaagggagaagggagaagggagaaggcAGGAAGAGTGTCTAGATGTCTACCGACTACATAATTGATCAGAAACACAAGTCAAGAAAGAGTTCCTGTTCTCCTACAGGAATGAAGATGCATCCATCTAGGCAGGTCCCAAAATGGTACTTACGAAGGACATCCACCCAAACCAGCAACAGGCAAGAGTAAGGACCCAGAGTTTCGCTACATCCTCTCCACTCATGTCATGCAttcgcattcacattcacattcacccAAAACCAATGGCTAAACCGTCAGAGGCACGGAGCACCAGAGTCTGGAATAGCTAATCCAAGGTAAGGAAGACTCAATGTAACATCATTCTAGAATCATCATCGGATCGTATATCACGGCTGGGTAACAATCTCGCTGCTGACTCCTGGCTGCTGACTCCTGACTGCTGACTGCTTATCTAGATGCATTTGTATTCCTCTCTCATTGCCTGGGTCCATTTTCTCTCGAATTTACTACATTCTTCTGTTCGTTCGAAATCATCCTCCACCCTCATCTCATTCAAATCACATGAATGTCATCTAAACTAAGAGTTATGCATAGCCTGCCTGCCCATTCTGAGATCAGATCTTTTTCATTGCACAGCCAAATCATAGCGTCTTGGGGCTAACTTCTCGTTTCACAATCACGTGATTTGATCGTCATGAAGAGTCTGGAGGGAATGCAGGACTCGCGTGGACAACCGGACAACCATTTGAATGTGAAAAGTTTCATGCTCTGCTTGTTTGAATCTCTGAAGCTCTGAAAGATTTCCTAACAGGTTTCGTATTATGATTCCTTGGCACTTCCAGATTCCATGATGGTGAGTGCAATACTACAAGTATGTATCTACCATACAGGATGAGACGAGGTACCAATACATAAAATAGTGCTAGATGAGGTTATTATCGTCTGTTAAAATATCAAGTATCCTTAAGAGAGCCTTATATTAAACATAAGATGGCTCTGATTGCTCTCTAAGATCGCCTACATCACATCCTTCCAATACGTTACTGCTTTCAAGACATCATCTCGCATTCGCAGCTCTCGTTGAATATTTCCATAAACCTCATTCGAGTTGGTCCCTACGAGTTCAAGTGCCACGCCTGCTGTTCAATCCACTCCTAAGCAAGGCTATCTGACCCCCAGAAAGACATTTGATTTTTCGTCTCCAAGAACAATTTCATTTGGTTACCAGAAGTTAACTCGTCCATCGATAATCCTTCCTGGTCTTCGAAAGCTTTTTGGACGTCTACTGGACGATATTTGTCACGTTGACCCTTTCTTCGGATATAATAATGCCACTTCAAATCTTCGGGGTTTAGACCAGTTCCAAGATTGATCCATCTTGTAATTATAACCGCaattcctctctctccacaATGTTTTAAACGCACCACAAAGTCGGTCCAACAACAATTGCATTGAAGTGTTGGCGTATGGGAAAGTTTACTTCTCACAAGTTGTGATACTATGAGTCCCAACGAGTCTGAATCTGAGTGTCTACAGAATCTAACCGACATTCGATATTTAGCTAACTCCTCGGCGGTTCTGTCTTTTTGGCTCCGAGGGAGAAGAATCCAAGTTTGAGACCGCAACAGAAGCTCATCGCCGCCAAACCGGGCATCAACAGATAATAAAGTCGTTTTTCTCGTGCGCTGATTATATTTAATCTCCAGGTGTCGAAAAGCTTCTAGGGGAAATCCAATATCGATGCCGGATCGATGTTGCTTCATTGCCAAATATACTTGAGggaaatatatttcaaaggaCAACAAAAACTTGGGAGAATGAACAGGCGGCCTACTCCGAACACACTCAGCACAGCCGAGATGGTCTTTGGTATTATTGGGCCATTTGATCCTTCGTGTTGGATGGATGCGAGCACAGTCGAAGCATGCAAAGTGTTGAGGAAGGTCTCTCGCCAAAAGTGCCACAAATTTACGATCAACTTTAGgcaagaaatgaaatgttCGAGTTGGAGGATTTTTCATAGCCTTCAAGTACTGGTCTCCGAGTACTTCTTTCATACTGCGGCTACAAAAAGTAAGACTAGCAGCATAAATTTCCGGAAGAAATCCTGCTATCATCCTCATTATTTCTGGTGGAATGGGAAGCAAGGCTGGTGAGGttgactttctttctttttgggtAACTGCATAATTGTGAGCAGTTGACTTTTGTTCAGCCATGATGACTGCGTCGGCTTGAGTAGTTGGGGCAATTCGAGCCATCACTGTGGTAAGTCTGCGATTTCAAAAGGTTTTCTTCAACGACTTTCTTCTCCCGAAAGTGCGAGGAGTTGAAGAATTAACACTTCCTTGGTAAGTTAGTTCCAATTGCATATATCTGTCAATATCTGAAAATGACGTCTATATCTAGCTAGTAGGTCAAGATCGATGATTATTCGAGCTTTAATAGGTCTAGCGTCTGTTTTACACAAGCTAACCTCCTCCGATCTTGCGGCCTCACACCAGCTTGAACTCGCCAGGTTGGTCTTCGAAGATCTTTCGTAAAACAGCCAGGAATTCCTTATTTTCTTAAGATAACCAATTAGGGATCGCTTGCTAGACTGTGGTGAGGTTCGTCTTTGAGGAGGTTAGTGGGTTGAGGTGAAGAAGATGTTTGAGGATTTTCCGTAGGAGGACAGAcagaattgaattcaatagtAGAGATTATCACCATATCCAACTCCCCCTCCTGGTTTGTTCTAGATCAGagaattcattcattcaatcgtATGagtagaagatgaggaaTGGCCAAGAATTGTTTGAACAGCACTAAAAGGGAAGTaatgatttccaaaacaaTATTGCTTAATTCTCTCGGAAATTCTGTGAGTTTGCAGATAGATGTAATGTCCAAACTTTGCCTtgaatcatatcaaatccataGGAGTATTCGTGTGTTCTACTTGTATATCTGCATGCATGAACATCTTCTTCGAGACAGACATCTTCTACCCTCTCAACACATTCCGAGTACATATCGAACCATGCCTAAGACTTCCTACTTTTGGGGGGCTTCACTcctctcatactctcataccaGAGTGAAAGGTAAAAGACCGCCCAGCACATTACCAAAGCTATGTATCTCACCCATCGATCCGAACCCTTTCCCCCTCCCACAGGATCCAAGACCCGATGACCTGACCACTGGTGGACGACCAGATTCGCAGTAAATTAACCGAAACTCCAGGATCCAATAGATGAAGAGGCACCGAATAATCGTACCCTACCTATACCACACAATACAgtacagcacagcacagcacagcacagtaCAGGAATCATAAATATTCCCACATAAGTAGATGGATTAATAACATATGTAGGTATACCATACCTCTTTCTGAACCATGCTCGAGTTTAGGATGCTGAAGAGTACTCAATAGTATATAATTTCATGAGCCGTGCTGCGATGACTTCCATGCATGGCAATACTGGCTAGTATAATGATGGAGAAATATAGTGTAGTCTACATGCGCACTTGTGGGTAGGTAGGCAACTgtgttctctttcttctctcttcttctcttgcaACTCTTTTCTTGTAACTCTTTTTTTCCCCAGCTTTTCATTCAATCCAAGGGGAAAAGACACCCACACACTtacaagaaagaaagaaagaacagaTGTGCGTTACAACTCCGAATATACTAGTTAACAAGCGtagataaatgaatggatgcaAAGTGATTCGTCCAGGTGATGCTATGATATGCTATGTTCTGTACAATGTATAAGGTTATGATAAGTAGGCAGGTGAAATCATAATCCATTTGGCAGGCaggcaggtaggtagataggtaggtgggtATACGCTCCACCAAACCCATCTAAACGCACGAATCACATTCAGCATCATCTTTCCACATCTCTGCAATGCATGCAGGAACTGGGGAAAATAGgtagaatagaataaaataaaataaaataaaataaaacaatccATCACACAAAGAAACCCCAAAACAATAATCAATCTTCGTTCTGTCTTTCTTTGAACATTCCACCATCACCAAGCGAACCCTCAAAAATAAAACCATTCTAAAATCACAAAAGAGTAATTGCCTACTACTGGAATCGAACCAATGATCTTAGCATTTCGTATGAATACAAGTGCTACGCGTTACCACTGCGCCAAGCAGGCTTTTCTTAGGAGTTATCTCCTATTAGTGGTTGCTGACTGAGCGagtgatttgatatataaacaGAATCCATAGGCTGAAGGGTCATAGTGAGATTTCGTGAACTTGAAGATACACACAAGCCCGCTCTGTAACTTATACTTTACACAGCTAATAAGATCATTGGGTCAACATGTTCTTGACTTTCTATTTCTGATGTGCAATTGTTTTAGTTACGCCGTAGTATACGATTACATTCTTTATGGTGGATTATTATTCTGTTCAAATTATGTTACTGTATTTAACAGAAAATGTCAAGAGACCTcgattcttgattttgagcAAGGAATAAAAGTATTTCCATGACTTATTATTACTTGCAAATATGTGCTTTACTGTCATGGTATCTCGTCATCGCAGTACGCTGTTCGTCTTAAATGTATAACTGAAAATCATGCAAACATCTCTTTCCAAGGTCAAATGCCTTCGTATATATCATGGGCTTTCATCTACTCCTTCTTTACCGAGATATCGTCATTCGAAGCCGTAGCTCCACCAGCAGCTATTGTCAAACCTTGAAGAATTTCACTTCCGGTGacatatatgatatatgaaGGGACAGCTATCCAAGCACCACTATAGATTGTTAGACAGCAGAGACAActagaaatgaaaaatgacTTACTTTGGAATGATCCataagaaaatcaaatcccGAATACTATTATGACCAATATTCTCAAACCCCGAGTAGTACTCATTCATCCCTATGCCACATTAGCAAAAGCATCATCgccatcaaaaatcaaaccaaACTTACAGTACAACACCGTCTTACTGACCGTCATAACCGCAGCACTATAACCCACCACAACAGCCAAAGCCCCCATCTTCCCATCCACAGATCTCTGCTCTCCAACCTTTCCCGAATTCTTAGGAGCACCTCTTCCCTGAGCCGGTGATGATTTCCCATAAGCATATAGAATATACAAATAGTAGTAATACATCAAACTctcaataatattcaaaaatgtcTGCGCCATCGTAAATCCATTGTGGTCATTGAACGCCTTCCatccatatatataatcgACCTTTCCATATAGTTCATATGGAGCCCAGACTGGCCAATGGAGTGATCCTCCGGGCATGGAAAGAGGCCGAAGCATCACATATCCAGCATCCCACGCTACGAGCGGGAGAGAGATGCAAAGCCAAATGATCGTGAGGTTGGAGGGGGTATGAGCCCATTGTCCTTTGCGGAGAGGATTGCGAGAGGGGATCGTGGGCGTGCGACTGGGGGTTTCGGGAAATTCAGAGGGATGTCTGCGTGTTGAGACCATTTTGTGTGTTTGTATTGTTTTCCCTGTTTATCTTCGAGATTAACCTTATCGAAGGGATAAATGAATTATGTCTCtaaaaaaatggaaagagagaaTAGACAGTCTGTCCAAATCCCTTTTGAAACCCCAATAATTCGCTCGTT is part of the Botrytis cinerea B05.10 chromosome 10, complete sequence genome and encodes:
- the Bcear1 gene encoding Bcear1 yields the protein MEDFLRGMQQSTLTTSVLFATPTSIPIIAAAQEALRDTLQQPTSLQRAAAAVATSTSSDNVQLKSSNDSTINGVVIGLLSSFGSAILIAFIFLIVYFFKYTSSGRILLDRIGRPGEYDDEQAFAKEEAEALEEMDDLQRTEYLRAKAFVQSNPPDSLPTDISLSQYLAIQEKGVSAWEFEPELEIANCFVEARTEIEFFDSECCTLTNLPVPKQNEVYYWESKIYDKPENTLISIGVATKPYPLFRLPGWHKYSVAYTSTGHRRYNQPFSGPVYGPQYVQGDVIGVGYRPRTGTIFFTRNGKKLEDVAHGLKSQNLFPAVGANGPCTVHVNFGQSGFVFIEANVKKWGLAPMTGSLAPPPPYGSEQGSILLEAGREGAQSSNGHYQPDPRHGRTRSGNFRHGPPTSPGPIRSPTDISLAQLTHFPSHEEPGEASNSSTPAPTGGVTQQSGLGVHDNAQPPPEYTSPLPSAAGSPRGSTDSERTPMLRRKTTPPPIPSYNDAVAQRNRSHSHRDRSGGRRERSDSHRARQGDGNPSQS